Proteins encoded by one window of Chryseobacterium aquaeductus:
- a CDS encoding glycoside hydrolase family 30 protein — MFYIKKFSFFLKSITPLICGVVLLSLSSCKSVSNSDNKVQVWLTKGDESVKLQQQTSVSFVSSSNNFQNIEIDESQKFQYIDGFGYTLTGGSVEVINRLSASKRKALLNELFGNDKNSIAVSYLRLSIGASDLDGEVFSYNDLPQGETDLSLSKFSLARDKDLISILKEILAINPKIKIIAAPWSPPVWMKDNGKSIGGSLKPEYYDTYAKYFVKYIQGMQKEGITIDAVTPQNEPLHPGNNPSLLMVSVQQRDFIKQSLGPIFKSNKIKTKIVVYDHNCNKPEYAINILNDSEANQYIDGSAFHLYEGDISALSTVHNAHSDKNLYFTEQWTGAKGTFNEDLNWHTKNVIIGSMRNWSKIALEWNLANDPQFKPHTQGGCTECKGAITVSDSENFTRNVAYYIIAHASKFVPANSQRIFSTETDKLSTVAFKTPDGKTILIVQNYSKTEENFNIKYNNKTAPVNISANSVATYIF; from the coding sequence ATGTTCTATATAAAAAAATTTAGTTTCTTCTTAAAAAGTATCACGCCACTCATTTGTGGGGTGGTACTTTTGTCTTTATCTTCTTGTAAATCTGTTTCTAATTCAGATAACAAAGTTCAGGTTTGGCTTACTAAAGGTGATGAAAGCGTAAAATTACAGCAACAAACCTCAGTTAGTTTTGTAAGTAGTTCAAATAATTTTCAAAATATTGAGATTGATGAGAGTCAAAAGTTTCAATATATTGATGGTTTCGGATATACATTAACGGGCGGAAGTGTTGAAGTAATCAACCGTCTTTCAGCATCAAAAAGGAAAGCTTTGCTAAATGAACTTTTCGGAAATGATAAAAATTCGATTGCTGTAAGTTATTTAAGATTAAGTATTGGCGCATCAGATCTGGATGGCGAAGTTTTCTCTTATAATGATTTACCGCAAGGTGAAACAGATCTGTCTCTGTCTAAATTCAGTTTGGCAAGAGATAAAGATCTTATTTCTATACTGAAAGAAATCTTGGCGATCAATCCTAAAATAAAAATCATTGCAGCACCTTGGTCGCCTCCGGTTTGGATGAAAGATAATGGAAAGTCAATTGGCGGATCTTTAAAACCTGAATATTACGATACATATGCAAAATATTTTGTAAAATACATTCAGGGAATGCAGAAAGAAGGAATTACCATTGATGCAGTTACTCCTCAAAACGAACCGTTACATCCTGGAAATAATCCAAGCTTGTTGATGGTTTCTGTTCAACAGAGAGATTTTATCAAGCAAAGTTTAGGGCCAATTTTTAAATCAAATAAGATTAAAACTAAGATTGTCGTTTACGATCACAATTGCAACAAACCAGAATATGCAATTAATATCTTAAATGATTCTGAGGCCAATCAATATATTGACGGTTCGGCTTTTCATTTGTACGAAGGTGATATTTCTGCTTTAAGTACAGTTCATAATGCTCATTCAGATAAGAATCTTTATTTTACGGAACAATGGACGGGTGCGAAAGGTACTTTCAACGAAGATCTAAACTGGCACACAAAAAATGTAATTATAGGCTCGATGAGAAACTGGAGCAAAATCGCGCTTGAATGGAACTTAGCCAACGATCCACAATTCAAACCTCATACACAAGGAGGTTGCACAGAATGTAAAGGTGCAATCACAGTCTCTGATAGTGAGAATTTCACTAGAAATGTGGCTTATTACATTATTGCTCACGCCTCAAAATTTGTTCCTGCCAACTCTCAGAGAATTTTTTCAACGGAGACAGATAAACTTTCAACAGTTGCATTTAAAACTCCAGACGGAAAAACGATTTTAATCGTCCAAAATTATAGCAAAACGGAAGAAAACTTTAATATTAAATACAACAACAAAACAGCTCCGGTAAATATTTCTGCAAATTCGGTCGCAACTTATATTTTTTAA
- a CDS encoding glycoside hydrolase family 16 protein, translating into MKIKFQHIFQLFIGGTLVFSTLNCASNKPDLSRKLIWNDEFNGKGLPDSTKWNYDVGGDGYGNNEAQFYTKNRLENARMEYGNLIIEAKKENWEKNKYTSARLLTKGKFSFQYGTVEVRAKLPKGRGTWPAIWMMSEKMKEWPDDGELDIMEHVGFNQGYVHASVHTKKYNHIIGTQKTDTLIVKDASEKFHTYKADWTPEKIDVYMDDQKFFTYENKEKTYETWPFDQPYFIILNLAVGGFWGGKEGIDDTIFPQKYYIDYVRVYQNK; encoded by the coding sequence TTGAAAATAAAATTTCAACATATTTTTCAATTATTTATCGGAGGAACTTTAGTTTTTTCTACATTAAATTGTGCTTCCAACAAACCAGATCTAAGCAGAAAACTAATCTGGAATGATGAATTTAACGGAAAAGGATTGCCTGATTCTACTAAATGGAATTACGATGTCGGAGGAGATGGTTATGGTAATAATGAAGCTCAGTTTTATACCAAAAACCGTTTGGAAAATGCAAGAATGGAATATGGAAATCTTATTATCGAAGCCAAAAAAGAAAACTGGGAAAAGAATAAATATACATCTGCAAGACTTTTAACGAAAGGAAAATTTTCTTTTCAGTATGGAACGGTTGAAGTTCGTGCAAAGCTTCCGAAAGGTCGCGGAACCTGGCCTGCAATCTGGATGATGAGTGAAAAGATGAAAGAATGGCCGGATGATGGCGAACTGGATATTATGGAGCACGTTGGTTTTAATCAAGGTTACGTTCATGCTTCTGTGCACACCAAAAAGTACAATCACATTATCGGAACTCAGAAAACTGACACACTAATTGTCAAAGATGCGAGTGAAAAATTCCACACTTACAAAGCAGATTGGACACCTGAAAAAATTGATGTTTATATGGACGATCAGAAGTTTTTCACTTATGAAAATAAAGAGAAAACCTACGAAACGTGGCCTTTTGATCAACCATATTTTATCATTTTAAATCTTGCTGTCGGTGGATTTTGGGGAGGAAAAGAAGGAATTGATGACACGATCTTTCCACAGAAATATTACATCGATTATGTAAGGGTTTATCAGAATAAATAA
- a CDS encoding enoyl-ACP reductase FabI, giving the protein MSYGLLKGKKGIIFGALNEQSIAWKVAERCHEEGAEFILSNAPIALRMGELNGLAEKTGSEVIGADATSTEDLNKLFDAAIEKFGKIDFILHSIGMSVNVRKGKHYTEMNYDWTEKGWDISAVSFHKVMRTAWEKDCMNEWGSILALTYIAAQRAFPDYNDMSDNKAYLESIARTFGYYWGERKVRVNTVSQSPTVTTAGSGVKGFGGFLGYAEDMSPLGNASALECADYCVTLFSDLTKKVTMQNLFHDGGFSNTGVTQKVIEKYDF; this is encoded by the coding sequence ATGTCATACGGTTTACTTAAAGGGAAGAAAGGAATTATTTTTGGAGCCCTTAATGAACAATCTATCGCATGGAAAGTTGCTGAGAGATGCCATGAAGAAGGCGCTGAATTTATTTTATCAAACGCCCCGATCGCTTTGAGAATGGGAGAATTGAACGGTTTAGCAGAAAAAACAGGTTCTGAAGTTATAGGTGCAGATGCAACTTCTACTGAAGATCTTAATAAACTTTTTGACGCTGCAATAGAAAAATTCGGAAAAATAGATTTTATCCTTCACTCAATAGGAATGTCCGTAAATGTAAGAAAAGGAAAGCACTATACCGAAATGAATTATGACTGGACGGAGAAAGGTTGGGATATCTCGGCTGTTTCTTTTCATAAAGTTATGCGTACGGCTTGGGAAAAAGACTGTATGAATGAATGGGGAAGTATTTTGGCATTGACTTACATCGCAGCTCAAAGAGCATTCCCGGATTACAATGATATGTCTGATAACAAAGCATACCTAGAAAGTATTGCCAGAACTTTCGGATATTACTGGGGTGAAAGAAAAGTACGTGTGAACACAGTTTCTCAGTCTCCAACAGTTACGACAGCAGGAAGCGGAGTAAAAGGCTTCGGAGGTTTCTTAGGATATGCTGAAGATATGTCTCCACTAGGAAATGCATCAGCTCTTGAGTGTGCAGATTATTGTGTAACATTATTTTCTGATCTTACGAAGAAAGTTACCATGCAGAATTTATTCCACGATGGAGGATTCAGCAATACAGGAGTTACGCAAAAAGTAATTGAAAAATATGATTTCTAA
- a CDS encoding RagB/SusD family nutrient uptake outer membrane protein: MKLKNYIKSYPVAIFLGVIGLTTTSCNRFLDTEPITDQVQQSDNIVVKNAADAESKLKSIYSEFGGEYWQLDNYFNGDAQTDVAYAGADNVQNFQQDEYRILATNTNVNRDWNYLTALIYKCNILINYIDQATDLTATRKAEILAEAKTMRALANFHGVQLWGDYPLVTKAYISVSSDNFDEAYTQLYPTRKPASEVYQFIISDLESVVATAPASSNKFKVNKGAINALLAKLYATKPSPDYAKSLQYCNAVIADNYTLLSTYDQLFDGMHEGNSESIWEANGEGWGSTIGAWSTFMFTGTDWKKFNVPSNDLVKSFNDEGDVVRKATSVKFATSTVNWSDAFWASNNYPFLNKQRQTDGTQNFYIFRLADILLLKSEALAKTGDLTGAAVEVNKVRTRAGLGSVSFSSADDAINKILWERKLELAFEGHRWFDLKRTGKAIAILSAQKDGNGTALSYAANINQNRLLWPVPQAQIDKNPNLTQNSGY, from the coding sequence ATGAAACTTAAAAATTATATAAAATCGTATCCAGTTGCTATATTTTTGGGAGTTATCGGTCTTACCACCACTTCTTGTAATCGCTTTTTGGATACAGAACCTATTACAGATCAAGTTCAGCAATCTGATAATATAGTAGTTAAAAATGCTGCTGATGCGGAATCCAAACTGAAATCCATTTATTCAGAATTTGGAGGAGAATATTGGCAATTGGATAATTATTTTAATGGTGATGCACAAACAGATGTTGCGTATGCTGGTGCAGATAATGTACAAAACTTTCAGCAAGATGAGTACAGGATTTTGGCTACCAATACCAACGTAAACAGAGATTGGAATTATTTAACAGCACTTATTTATAAATGTAATATCCTTATTAATTACATAGACCAAGCAACTGACCTTACGGCAACACGCAAAGCAGAAATTTTGGCAGAAGCCAAAACAATGAGAGCATTAGCTAATTTTCACGGAGTACAATTGTGGGGAGACTATCCATTGGTTACAAAAGCCTATATTTCTGTAAGCTCTGATAATTTTGATGAGGCTTATACGCAACTTTATCCAACAAGAAAACCAGCTTCTGAAGTGTATCAATTCATTATTTCTGATTTAGAATCGGTGGTTGCAACTGCACCAGCAAGTTCTAATAAATTTAAAGTGAATAAAGGAGCAATTAATGCATTATTGGCAAAACTATATGCAACAAAACCATCTCCAGATTACGCAAAATCTTTACAATATTGTAATGCAGTAATTGCAGATAATTACACTTTATTATCGACGTACGATCAGTTATTTGATGGGATGCATGAAGGAAACTCAGAATCTATTTGGGAAGCCAACGGAGAAGGATGGGGAAGTACAATAGGAGCTTGGAGTACTTTTATGTTTACAGGAACAGATTGGAAGAAATTTAATGTTCCTTCTAATGATTTGGTAAAATCCTTTAATGATGAAGGAGATGTAGTTAGAAAAGCAACATCAGTTAAATTTGCTACTTCTACAGTCAATTGGTCAGATGCGTTTTGGGCGTCAAATAATTATCCATTCCTCAACAAACAAAGACAAACAGACGGAACCCAAAATTTCTATATCTTCCGTTTAGCCGATATTTTATTATTAAAATCAGAAGCTTTGGCAAAAACAGGAGATTTAACGGGCGCAGCAGTAGAAGTTAATAAAGTAAGAACTAGAGCAGGATTAGGGTCTGTTTCTTTTTCTAGTGCAGATGATGCTATTAATAAAATACTTTGGGAAAGAAAATTAGAATTGGCTTTCGAGGGACATCGTTGGTTTGACCTCAAAAGAACAGGAAAAGCAATCGCTATTCTTTCTGCACAAAAAGATGGAAACGGAACAGCTCTTTCTTACGCAGCAAATATCAATCAAAACAGATTGTTATGGCCAGTTCCACAGGCTCAGATTGATAAAAACCCCAATCTTACCCAAAATTCTGGTTATTAA
- a CDS encoding glycoside hydrolase family 30 protein, whose product MKKLIVSCFTVGIAFNANAQNYWKNNAGKSAKVIFTNSKTNQKMVDKGMVKFEKMPQPKETDACIFVDPDFKYQKLIGIGGAITDASAETFYKLPKNKQKEIIEAYYGKNGLGYTVVRTNMNSCDFSSDSYTYVTENDKSLKSFNVAHDEKYKIPMIKEAQKAIGNNFTFYFSPWSPPSWMKSNKNMLKGGRLENPFYQTWADYYVKFIKEYEKRGINVWGLTIQNEPMATQIWESCIYTAEEEGEFLKKNLGPTLWKNGFKDKKVMIWDHNRDLIYQRATTTLSDPETSKYAHGIGYHWYETWNNKTQLFDNLSETQRAFPDKFLAFTEGCKEQFDLSKIYDVSLGELYGRNMINDFNKGTALWTDWNVLLDETGGPNHVGNFCFAPIIADTKTGEVHYTYEYYYVGHVSKYIKPNAQRIGTSSNRAALTSTTFMNENGQLVTVIMNDSDNDMDTNLWIEGMAAKLSAPAHSIQTVIL is encoded by the coding sequence ATGAAAAAGCTAATCGTAAGTTGTTTTACAGTCGGAATTGCCTTCAATGCAAATGCACAAAACTACTGGAAAAATAATGCAGGGAAATCTGCAAAAGTAATTTTCACCAATTCTAAAACCAACCAAAAAATGGTCGATAAAGGAATGGTAAAATTTGAAAAAATGCCTCAGCCAAAAGAAACGGATGCGTGTATTTTTGTAGATCCTGATTTTAAATATCAGAAACTTATCGGAATTGGTGGTGCGATAACTGATGCCTCTGCCGAAACTTTTTATAAACTTCCAAAAAATAAGCAGAAAGAAATTATCGAAGCTTACTACGGAAAAAACGGCTTGGGATACACCGTTGTGCGTACCAACATGAACTCATGTGATTTTTCCAGCGATTCTTATACGTATGTGACAGAAAATGATAAATCCCTAAAATCTTTCAATGTTGCTCATGACGAGAAGTATAAAATTCCGATGATCAAGGAAGCTCAGAAGGCAATCGGAAACAATTTTACATTTTATTTTTCACCGTGGAGTCCGCCTTCATGGATGAAATCTAATAAAAATATGCTGAAGGGTGGAAGACTGGAAAATCCGTTTTATCAGACCTGGGCAGATTATTATGTGAAATTCATCAAGGAATACGAAAAAAGAGGAATTAATGTTTGGGGATTGACAATTCAGAATGAGCCGATGGCGACCCAAATCTGGGAATCTTGTATTTATACGGCTGAAGAAGAAGGCGAATTTCTTAAAAAGAATTTAGGACCAACGCTTTGGAAAAACGGTTTTAAAGATAAAAAAGTCATGATTTGGGATCACAACCGTGATTTAATTTACCAAAGAGCAACCACAACTTTAAGTGATCCTGAAACTTCAAAATATGCGCACGGAATCGGTTATCACTGGTACGAAACATGGAATAACAAGACTCAGCTTTTTGATAATTTATCGGAAACACAAAGAGCTTTTCCTGATAAATTTTTGGCATTTACCGAAGGCTGTAAAGAACAATTTGATTTATCTAAAATCTACGATGTAAGTTTAGGCGAATTGTACGGAAGAAATATGATCAACGATTTCAATAAAGGAACCGCTTTATGGACTGACTGGAACGTACTTTTGGACGAAACAGGCGGGCCAAACCATGTTGGGAATTTCTGTTTTGCACCAATTATTGCAGATACAAAAACCGGGGAAGTTCATTATACTTATGAATATTATTATGTCGGTCACGTTTCGAAATATATTAAACCAAATGCTCAGAGAATCGGAACCTCATCAAACAGGGCAGCTCTAACTTCAACAACTTTCATGAATGAAAACGGACAGTTAGTTACCGTTATCATGAACGATTCTGACAACGATATGGATACCAATCTTTGGATTGAAGGAATGGCTGCAAAACTTTCAGCACCTGCACATTCTATACAGACCGTAATTTTATAG
- a CDS encoding SusC/RagA family TonB-linked outer membrane protein, which produces MNLKLSRSLGAIAVLYFTASFQAQKKTTDSIPKEQKIEEVVMIGYGGVKKQNLTSAVSTIKSDAFDNRPIYSVAQALQGNAAGVNVVQPSGKPGAGLEVKIRGNNSLSSMVSPLYVVDGIQTTDISGINPDDIVDMNILKDATSTAIYGVNGSGGVVIITTKRGKFNKNQLSFNAYWGMSKKVNNVDVLNLEQYKTLLKEINVSNFNTANDSKYSGIDTDWEKEVYQTGFDQNYNVGYSFGNEKVKAYTSMGYQNIQGIINPSQFDRYSFKVNLDADLLPWLKLNTSLNYFNTKLANTSDNLSTARGGVVLSALVTPRFLPVYGSEVKVLPIDPAVLANGYLPGQFTPNPFQSSWENPVAYQSTIDDTKKNRFMSNLGLDVRLAKGLTWKPSISYDVIDSDQTKFTDGYQTNYGRQKKGIGDRTNVVDRNYNFENTLNYNFKKDKHDFSALGGVAIQEINYTRDRFYGEEFPDGTTQFNFSLAKTNANQELLKETTKYTSFFGRAVYTLSNKYTVMGVFRANGASPLAKGNKWSYLPGVSASWIVSNENFLQNVSAISELKLRGGWGQTANISGIPAYSYYDLQRETYLDSGIFNPTQTKNPDLTWETTTDTNFGVDFGFINNRIKFSADFYKRDTKDLLLQIRFPGMNLPYKYNGGSMENKGMEFALNTKNFQTENFTWNTNFNISFNKNKVTSINYQQFLDTATFETVGESGVRNQVGQPLGSFFGYVVDRVNPANGELLYKDLNGNGYFDTGDRTTIGDPTPKYTFGFSNNFKYKNLYLDVLVTGSQGNDVLNASRLDLELMSDFKNQSTVVLDRWTTAGQITNVPKAGASSAQHISDRFVEDGSYIKLKAVTLGYDFKKPFKGMSNLNVYVTGQNLVTWTNYTGFDPEVNYTTTQGVLGVDYGTYPQVRTFIIGLKANF; this is translated from the coding sequence ATGAATTTAAAATTGTCAAGAAGTTTGGGGGCGATTGCCGTATTGTATTTTACTGCAAGTTTTCAAGCTCAAAAAAAGACTACAGACTCAATCCCAAAGGAACAAAAGATTGAAGAGGTAGTAATGATTGGTTATGGTGGCGTAAAAAAACAAAATCTCACCAGTGCTGTTTCTACAATTAAATCGGATGCATTTGATAACCGACCGATTTACAGTGTCGCACAAGCTTTGCAAGGTAATGCAGCAGGGGTAAATGTGGTGCAACCTTCAGGAAAACCTGGGGCTGGTTTAGAAGTGAAAATTAGAGGAAACAACTCTTTATCTTCTATGGTTTCGCCTTTATATGTAGTTGATGGAATCCAAACAACAGATATTTCGGGGATTAATCCAGATGATATTGTGGATATGAACATCCTAAAAGACGCTACTTCGACAGCAATTTACGGCGTAAACGGAAGTGGTGGTGTGGTAATTATTACTACAAAAAGAGGAAAATTTAATAAAAACCAATTGTCTTTCAATGCATATTGGGGAATGTCTAAAAAAGTAAATAATGTAGATGTTCTTAATCTGGAGCAGTACAAAACACTATTGAAAGAAATAAATGTTTCTAATTTCAATACTGCTAATGATTCAAAATATTCAGGAATAGATACCGATTGGGAAAAAGAAGTGTACCAAACAGGTTTTGACCAAAATTACAATGTAGGCTATTCTTTCGGAAACGAAAAAGTGAAAGCTTATACTTCTATGGGGTATCAAAATATTCAGGGAATTATTAATCCGTCACAGTTTGACAGATATTCCTTTAAAGTAAATTTAGATGCCGATTTATTGCCTTGGCTGAAGTTGAATACCTCTCTGAATTACTTCAACACCAAATTAGCTAATACATCAGATAATCTGAGTACAGCAAGAGGAGGTGTGGTACTTTCTGCATTGGTCACACCGAGATTTTTACCTGTTTATGGGAGTGAGGTAAAAGTATTGCCTATAGATCCTGCCGTTCTTGCTAATGGATATTTACCAGGTCAATTTACACCCAATCCTTTTCAATCTTCGTGGGAAAATCCTGTAGCTTATCAATCTACTATAGATGATACTAAAAAAAATAGATTTATGAGTAATCTAGGTTTAGATGTGCGTTTAGCAAAAGGATTAACTTGGAAACCAAGCATTTCTTATGATGTAATAGACTCCGATCAAACAAAATTTACCGATGGTTACCAAACCAATTACGGAAGACAAAAAAAAGGAATTGGCGATAGAACTAATGTAGTAGACAGAAATTATAATTTTGAAAATACGTTAAATTACAATTTTAAAAAGGATAAGCACGATTTTTCAGCTTTAGGCGGAGTTGCCATTCAAGAAATAAATTATACTCGTGATAGATTTTATGGAGAAGAATTTCCTGATGGTACAACCCAGTTCAATTTTTCTTTAGCAAAAACAAACGCAAACCAAGAATTATTAAAAGAAACCACAAAATACACTTCTTTTTTTGGTAGAGCGGTTTATACGCTTAGTAATAAATATACTGTGATGGGGGTATTTAGAGCCAATGGAGCATCTCCATTAGCTAAGGGAAATAAATGGAGTTATTTGCCAGGTGTTTCTGCTTCTTGGATCGTTTCTAACGAAAATTTCTTGCAAAATGTTTCCGCAATTTCAGAATTAAAATTAAGAGGAGGATGGGGACAGACGGCTAATATTTCAGGTATCCCTGCTTATTCTTACTATGATTTGCAAAGAGAAACGTATTTAGATTCAGGTATATTTAATCCAACACAAACCAAGAATCCAGATTTAACCTGGGAAACAACAACAGATACAAACTTTGGGGTAGATTTTGGATTTATTAATAACCGAATTAAATTTTCAGCAGATTTCTATAAAAGAGATACTAAAGATTTATTATTACAAATAAGATTCCCAGGAATGAATTTACCGTACAAGTATAATGGTGGTAGTATGGAGAATAAAGGGATGGAATTTGCTTTGAATACCAAAAACTTCCAAACCGAAAATTTCACTTGGAATACCAACTTTAATATTTCATTCAATAAAAACAAAGTAACCTCTATTAATTATCAACAATTTTTAGATACGGCTACCTTCGAAACCGTAGGGGAATCAGGCGTAAGAAACCAAGTGGGGCAACCTTTAGGCTCTTTCTTTGGTTATGTGGTAGATCGTGTAAATCCGGCTAATGGGGAACTACTATATAAAGATCTTAATGGAAATGGTTATTTTGACACGGGAGACAGAACTACCATTGGAGACCCAACACCAAAATATACTTTTGGGTTTAGTAATAATTTTAAATATAAGAATCTGTACTTAGATGTTTTAGTAACTGGTTCTCAGGGAAATGATGTTTTAAATGCCTCCCGATTAGATTTAGAATTGATGAGCGATTTTAAAAATCAATCCACCGTAGTTTTGGATCGCTGGACAACAGCAGGACAAATAACCAATGTTCCAAAAGCAGGAGCTTCATCTGCACAGCACATTTCGGATCGTTTTGTAGAGGATGGCTCTTATATAAAACTGAAAGCGGTAACTTTAGGCTACGATTTCAAAAAACCATTTAAAGGAATGAGTAATTTGAATGTCTATGTTACAGGGCAAAATCTAGTAACTTGGACCAATTACACAGGCTTTGATCCAGAAGTAAATTACACTACTACTCAGGGTGTTTTAGGAGTAGATTATGGAACGTATCCGCAAGTAAGAACCTTTATTATTGGGCTTAAAGCAAATTTCTAA
- the bglX gene encoding beta-glucosidase BglX gives MKKLYFILAFTIFGFNSFGQKTNDQKVSELLSKMTLEEKIGQLVQYSGFEYATGPQNSNSASVLDQIKKGKVGSMLNVSGAEETRKFQELALKSRLKIPLLFGQDVIHGYRTTFPVNLGQAASWDLGLIEKSERIAATEASAYGIHWTFAPMVDIARDPRWGRVMEGSGEDTYLGTQIGLARIKGFQGRGLGNLDAIMACAKHFAAYGAAVGGRDYNSVDMSLRQLHETYLPPFKAAAEAGVATFMNSFNDINGIPATANRYILRNLLKDKWKYQGFVVSDWGSIGEMVPHGYAKDNKEAAEKAIIAGSDMDMESRVYMAELPNLVKEGKVDPKLIDDAARKILLKKFEMGLFDDPYRFSSEKRQKEQLNNQENREFGREFGSKSIVLLKNQKNILPISKSTKTVALIGPFGKETTANHGFWSVAFKDDNQRIITQFDGIKNQLDKNSTLLYAKGANVDDQDKSMFAEAIETAKKADVVIMTLGEGHAMSGEAKSRSNLHFTGVQEDLLKEIAKTGKPIVLMINAGRPLVFDWAADNIPTIMYNWWLGTEAGNSIADVLFGTVNPGGKLPMTFPRTEGQIPVYYNHYNTGRPAKNNTDRNYVSAYIDLDNDPKFPFGYGLSYTQFKYSDMNLSSTNLKGNQRLNISLNISNTGNYDGEEVVQLYIKDLFGRVVRPVKELKGFHKVFIKKGETKTVNFILTPENLKFYDDELNYDWESGEFDIMVGTNSQNVQAMRINWSK, from the coding sequence ATGAAGAAACTTTATTTCATATTAGCATTTACAATATTTGGATTCAATTCTTTCGGGCAAAAAACAAATGACCAAAAGGTTTCTGAACTATTGTCTAAAATGACTTTGGAAGAAAAAATAGGACAACTTGTGCAATACAGCGGTTTTGAATATGCAACGGGACCTCAAAATTCTAATTCTGCAAGTGTTTTAGACCAAATTAAAAAAGGTAAAGTAGGCTCAATGCTTAATGTTTCGGGTGCTGAAGAAACGAGAAAATTTCAGGAATTAGCTTTAAAATCAAGACTGAAAATTCCTTTATTATTTGGTCAGGACGTTATTCACGGATACAGAACTACATTTCCGGTAAATCTCGGTCAGGCTGCAAGCTGGGATTTAGGATTAATCGAAAAATCTGAAAGAATTGCTGCAACAGAAGCTTCAGCTTACGGAATTCACTGGACGTTTGCGCCAATGGTTGACATTGCAAGAGATCCAAGATGGGGTAGAGTAATGGAAGGTTCGGGTGAAGATACTTATCTCGGAACTCAGATTGGTTTGGCCAGAATCAAAGGTTTTCAAGGAAGAGGTTTGGGAAATCTTGATGCAATAATGGCGTGTGCAAAGCATTTTGCAGCGTATGGAGCAGCAGTTGGCGGAAGAGATTACAATTCTGTTGACATGAGTTTAAGACAATTGCATGAAACATATTTGCCACCATTCAAAGCTGCGGCAGAAGCAGGTGTTGCCACTTTTATGAACTCTTTTAATGACATCAACGGAATTCCGGCAACTGCAAACAGATACATTTTAAGAAATCTTTTAAAAGATAAATGGAAATACCAAGGTTTTGTGGTTTCAGATTGGGGAAGTATCGGCGAAATGGTTCCTCATGGTTACGCAAAAGACAATAAAGAAGCTGCAGAAAAAGCAATCATTGCCGGAAGCGATATGGATATGGAAAGTCGTGTCTACATGGCTGAACTTCCTAATTTAGTTAAAGAAGGTAAAGTTGATCCAAAGTTAATCGACGATGCCGCAAGAAAAATTTTATTGAAAAAATTTGAGATGGGATTATTTGATGATCCTTACAGATTCAGCAGTGAGAAAAGACAGAAAGAACAGCTAAACAATCAGGAAAACAGAGAATTCGGGAGAGAATTTGGTTCAAAAAGTATTGTTTTATTGAAAAATCAAAAAAATATTCTTCCAATTTCAAAATCGACTAAAACTGTTGCTTTAATTGGACCTTTTGGAAAAGAAACCACTGCCAATCACGGGTTTTGGTCGGTTGCTTTTAAAGATGATAATCAAAGAATCATCACTCAGTTTGACGGAATCAAAAATCAATTAGACAAAAACTCAACTTTACTTTATGCAAAAGGCGCAAACGTTGATGACCAGGACAAATCAATGTTTGCAGAAGCGATAGAAACTGCAAAAAAAGCAGACGTTGTCATCATGACTTTAGGTGAAGGTCACGCGATGAGCGGTGAAGCGAAAAGTAGAAGTAATCTGCATTTCACTGGAGTTCAGGAAGATTTATTAAAAGAAATTGCAAAAACAGGAAAACCGATTGTCTTAATGATCAATGCCGGAAGACCTTTAGTTTTCGACTGGGCGGCAGACAATATTCCAACAATTATGTACAATTGGTGGTTGGGAACAGAAGCAGGAAATTCAATTGCGGATGTACTTTTCGGAACAGTAAATCCTGGTGGAAAATTACCGATGACTTTCCCAAGAACTGAAGGACAAATCCCTGTTTATTACAATCATTACAACACAGGAAGACCTGCGAAAAATAATACAGACAGAAATTATGTTTCTGCGTATATCGATTTGGATAATGATCCTAAGTTTCCGTTTGGTTATGGTTTAAGCTATACTCAATTTAAATATTCTGATATGAATTTAAGTTCAACAAATCTTAAAGGAAATCAGAGATTGAATATTAGTTTAAATATTTCAAATACAGGAAATTACGATGGGGAAGAAGTAGTGCAATTGTACATCAAAGATCTGTTTGGAAGAGTAGTGAGACCCGTGAAAGAATTGAAAGGTTTTCATAAAGTTTTCATTAAAAAAGGAGAAACCAAAACCGTCAACTTTATTTTGACTCCGGAAAATTTAAAATTCTATGATGATGAATTAAACTATGATTGGGAAAGCGGAGAATTTGACATTATGGTAGGTACCAATTCTCAAAATGTTCAGGCAATGAGAATTAATTGGTCAAAATAA